CTACATCGGCaaaagcttcctctccatatcggagTGTCCCGGTTGGACTGCAAACTAGCCATTTTCTTTCTTGTCATTCCGAAGGGTTATCGATCCGCAAGTTCACTGTGATTCTCCCCCAGGCGCTGCCCGACTTGAGTATTTCCCgcatattctgctcctgttttgatgcaagagcagtggacacccGTGACACCCCAGTGTGCAGCTTTGTCAAAATGCACGTtgtcctgctctccatatttcCACACCAGGTCAACATTAACATCGTCTGTTAATGACGcaacaatgctttaaatatagtgaaatgttgtaacgggagtgcagtcaggattgcaatagGATTTCCGGGGAAAGTTCACCATCGGTAATTAGTGTCAGAATATGAGGATTGGATATTTTTCTGGGACAATCATCGCTGTTAGTTCTAgtgtctgtgaacagaattttactttctgtcctaatatccatggaagcattgaattaattcatgtaacctcaaacactgaatattgaaatgtagttataaagttctttgtcagTTGAGCTAGTTAACATTTTGActctgttctctgttcccatggaagatgttcaacagaaacacaaggagactctgtgggcacaaactgaaacactgagagtgaacacgatcctgatgagggagaaggtgaaggttttccagctggttgatcgatacgccaAACTCACGGTCATTTCttctgttcgagatcggagactggtggaacatgagctgctggcaagaggcagagaccacgaggagtggagacagaaagatctcCGCAgggagctggaaaaaatccggactgatgagttgttccagagcagcttttcccggagtaaatccaaatctgggagttcggcagcagtggccggggtcccggggatcgggaaaacaacaatggtacaaaagattgtttatgattgGGCCACGGGGAAAATTTACCAACAGTTCCAGTTCGTCTTCAGTTTCAAGTTCCGAGATTTAAACACGATCAATTGTACAATAAACCTCTCGAACCTGGTGCTGTTTTTCTATCCTTACCTCGGGAATGTCCTGAAATCActgtggaagaacccagagggaatgctatttatatttgatggtttggatgaattcaacgacacaattgattttgctgacagccggAGAAACACGGACCCTCAGGActcatgcacagatcctgaattccggtgcaaggtgtctgacatagtgtacagtttaatccagggcaagctgctcccagggtgttcagtgctggtgaccacccgccccactgtgtTACATTTATTGAAAAAGGCGAATAtcggtgtctgggctgaaatcctgggatttgttggtgaggaacggaaggaatatttcatcaggcattttgaagatcagacggtggcggaagctgttttcaaacacgtgcaggagaacgagatcctgtacaccatgagctacaacccctcctactgctggatcctcgctctggcactgggccccttcttcacacaaagagtcagggacccgcagagagttcccaagaccatcactcaactatactcctactatatttacaatatcctgaaaaatcaCGGTCGTGAGATTCAGagaccccgtgatgtgttactcagggtgggtcagatggcctacagaggagtgtccgagaagaagattgtgtttgcagacggagatttgatcaagttcaatctgcagccttcccagttcctgtccggtttcctgatggagcttttggagagagaggattctgcccacagcgtggtgtacacattcccacacctcaccatccaagagtttgtagctgcagtcgcacaattcctgactgTACATCCcgaggatatcctgaaattcctcactgaagcccacaagacggaagatgggcgatttgaggtatttct
This DNA window, taken from Hemitrygon akajei unplaced genomic scaffold, sHemAka1.3 Scf000035, whole genome shotgun sequence, encodes the following:
- the LOC140720056 gene encoding NACHT, LRR and PYD domains-containing protein 3-like encodes the protein MLTKQGHFSREENEKVTELTEKGNRTESSRLFLSLVMDKGSRARRAMWESFVMWRTELPKLDRILWEIQELGPDPEEYINIAQGLSELPTELIDVQQKHKETLWAQTETLRVNTILMREKVKVFQLVDRYAKLTVISSVRDRRLVEHELLARGRDHEEWRQKDLRRELEKIRTDELFQSSFSRSKSKSGSSAAVAGVPGIGKTTMVQKIVYDWATGKIYQQFQFVFSFKFRDLNTINCTINLSNLVLFFYPYLGNVLKSLWKNPEGMLFIFDGLDEFNDTIDFADSRRNTDPQDSCTDPEFRCKVSDIVYSLIQGKLLPGCSVLVTTRPTVLHLLKKANIGVWAEILGFVGEERKEYFIRHFEDQTVAEAVFKHVQENEILYTMSYNPSYCWILALALGPFFTQRVRDPQRVPKTITQLYSYYIYNILKNHGREIQRPRDVLLRVGQMAYRGVSEKKIVFADGDLIKFNLQPSQFLSGFLMELLEREDSAHSVVYTFPHLTIQEFVAAVAQFLTVHPEDILKFLTEAHKTEDGRFEVFLRFVAGLSNPMTARGLEEFLGPFPHQTTCRVIDWVKEEVKRQSGNMESEAGRRRLLNTLHYLFESQNRGLAQAALGSLKTLSFSGMTLTPIDCAVLSHAIGLCDTIKHLNLESCNIQCEGIQRLGAGLHKCQELRLGENDLGDSGVKLVSAALRNPECKIQTLR